The Halalkalicoccus sp. NIPERK01 region CCCGGGACCCGAGTTCGAGAAACGGGCGGCGATCACGCCCGAGCGGATTCCGGGGCCGGCCATCGAGGCCGACGTCGGGACGGGGAAGGCGCGCTACTGGAAGGGGGCGTTCGACCTCCACCCCGACCGCGCCCGCGAGATGGTCGATCGCGCGGTCGAGGTCGGCTTCTTCGAGCGCGAACGACGCGGCGGGCGCGAGTACGTCCGCCAGACGACCCGGTATCCCGACTGGTTCGGTCCGATCACCGCGATCGAGAACAAGCCCGACCTCGCCTCGCCGGGCGACCTCGACCGACAACTCAGACTCGACGTGAGCCTGGGCCTCGCGGATCGGGTTGTCCTCGCCACCGGGAGCTACGTCACGCGCGCCCACCTCAATCGGATCCCCGAGGCGGTGGGCGTCTGGCGGTTCGTCGACGGCCAACGCGAGGAGATCAGGGAGCCGACGCCCCTCGATTCCGACGACTGGGGCGTCGAACTCCGCGAGCGAACGCCGCTTCGAACCGACGTCGCGATCGTCTCGCCCGCCGAGAAGGCGAGGCGGCGACGGCGCATCGCCGAGCGCGCCTACGGCAAGGGCTGGCGGATCGAGCCGCCGGCGTGCGCCCGGGGGGCCGTCGACGAGGTCGCGGGCGCGAGCGTGCCCCGCTGTTCGTACTACGACCGGATCGTCGACCCCGGCGAGTGTGGCCCCTCGTGTCCCGGCTACGAGTCGGCCGAGGCGCCCGCCGTGGACCTCCGGGCCGAGCGCGAGCGCCGAACCCCGTGGGTCGCGGAGCCCGAGGGGAAGGGACGCCGACAGGTCGGCCTCGACCGCTTCTAGCCGTGGAGCGGGCCGTGAGGCGTGATCCGTGGCCCCTCGTCCCCGGGTTCGACGGTCGCCTCGATGCGGAACACCTCCGCGAGCAGTTCCTCGGTGACGACCTCGTCGGGGGTGCCGCGGGCGTGGATCGTCCCCCCTTCGAGCGCGACCATGTAGTCGGCGTGACGGGCGGCCTGCTCGATGTCGTGGAGCACGAGCACGACCGTGATCTCGCGTTCCTCCCGGAGGGTGCGGACGATCTCCATCACCTCCAGTTGGTGGTGCAGGTCGAGGAACGTCGTCGGCTCGTCGAGCAACAAAACGTCGGTGTCCTGGGCCAGCACCATCGCGATCCAGACGAGCTGTTTCTGCCCGCCGCTCAGGCTGCTCACCTCCCGACCGCGCAGGTGGTCGATCCCCGCGAGCGAGATCGCGTCCCGGACCGCACAGTCGTCCTCCTCGCTCACGCCATCGAAGAAGCCCCGATGGGGGTAGCGACCGTGATAGACCAGTTCCTCGACGCCGATCGACCCCGGCGCGTCGTTCTCCTGGGAGAGCAGTCCGAGCTTTCGCGCGAGTTCCTTGGTCCCCAACCGGTGGATCTCCCGGCCGTTGAGGACGACCGAGCCGCCGTCGAGCGAGAGCTGGTTCGCGAGCCCCTTCAACAGCGTGCTCTTTCCCGACCCGTTCGGTCCCACCAGCGCGGTCACCTCGCCGGGCGGGACGACGAGCGACTCGCCGTCGATCACCGGCTCGCCCCTCGAGTAGCCGACGACGAGTTCCTCGCCGGCGAACGTCGGCCCCGTTTCGCCGTCAGCGGGGGTCGACGAGATGCCTCTCGAGGCGGCCGGTGCGTCCAGTCGCGTCCGTGGGTCCGTGTGTGCGTGGTCGGTCATCAGATCTCACCGAGTCGTTCTTTCTTTCGCATCAGATAGAGGAAGTACGGCCCGCCGACGAGTCCGGTCACGATCCCGACGGGGAGTTGAGTCGGCGACAGCGCCAGTCGCGCGCCCACGTCGGCGGCGACCAGCAGCGCCGGCCCGGCGAACAGACAGCCCACCACCAGTCGCTTGTAGTCGCTGCCGACGACGTTTCGGACCACGTGGGGGACGATCAGGCCCACGAAGCCGACGATCCCGGCGACGGCGATGCTCGCCGCCGCGGCCAGCACGGCGACGCCCGAGAGCGCGAACCGCATTCGCTCGACCGACATGCCGAGCGCGCTGGCCGTGCGCTCGCCCAGCAGGAGGACGTTCAGCTGCCGGGAGCTCACGAGCGCGAGCGCCATCGCCACCAGCGTCCACGGCAGGATCGTGTGGACCTGCGCCCAGTCGGTCCCCGTGAGCGAACCGGTCGTCCACGCGATGGCGTTCTGGACCACCCCGATGTCGTCGGCGAAGAAGAACATGCCCGTCTGCAACGAGTTGAAGACCGTGCCGACGATGACGCCCGCGAGCACCAGCCTGACCGGACTCGTCCCGCCCTTCCAGGCGATGGCGTAGACGAGCAGGAAGGCGAGCGCCCCGCCGACAGCGGCCACCAGCGGCAGCAGCGTCGACAGTCCGGAAAACACCACGAGCGTCAGCAGGATCGCCAGCCCCGCACCCGAGGAGACCCCGAGGATGAACGGGCTCGCCAGTTCGTTTCGCGTCACCGCCTGGAAGATCGCCCCCGAGACCGCGAGGTTCATCCCGACGAACGCGCCGACGAGCACCCGCGGCAGGCGGATGTTCCAGACGATCAGCGTCTCCCGCGAGAGGTCGGCCGCCGTCGAGAGCCCCAGCGCGCCCGCGAGGTCCTCGCCGAGCAGGAACCCGAGGAGGACCCCCGGGTCCGTCCACACCGCCGGGTCGAAGACCGCCCGCCAGGCCCCCACGAGGCTCATCGAGTACGTGCCGAAGCTGACCTGTGCGAGCCCCGCCAGCACGACGATCAGCGTGCTCGCGAGCGCCAGCGCTAGCAACTGCGCGTCGGCGAGCCACGCGAACCGCCCCAATCGGGCCGAGCGCTCGGTCGGCGTCCCTTCCGAGGCTGGCATCTCAGACCCGCCTCACGAGGTGCGCTCGAACCGCGCGCTGGCACTCCTCGGACAGCCCGTCGAGGCGCGTCGCGGTCACGAGCACGGGGTGATCGACCGGGAATCCCTCGTAGAGATACCCGCGGAGGTCGTGGTGGCGCACCCCCGCCTGCCCGTCGGCACCGGTGGTCCGCCTCAGATGTGCCTGGCGGTCGCGCACGAGCGCCTCACAGTCGGCGCGGAACCCCTCGAGACGGGCGTGGCGTTCCGAGAGCGCCTCGAACCCACACGAGGAGAGCGCCGTCTCGTTGGCCGCGATCAGCCACTCGCGGATCGCCTCGACGGTTTCGTCCGCGCGGTCGAGCGAGTCGGCCTCCGCGTCGAGCGCGCGGTTCATCGCGTCGAGTTCGGCCCGCCGCCGGTCGGATTCGGAGCGAATCGCGCGACGAAGCGGCGGCGAGGCCCCGTCCGTGGTCAACGCCGTCGCGATCCCCTCGCCGAGTTCCGCCGCGAGCAACTCCCCGACCAGGCGCTCCTCACAGACCGGCGCGACCGTCTCCGCGAACGCCTCGCGGACGGGTCGGGTCGTCGACGTGCTCCCCGTGGAGACGAGCGTCCCGCCCGTCCCGGCGGTATCGGGCGCCGGGATCGATTCCAGCCGCGAGCGAAACCGGTCGTAGGCCGCGCGTTTGTCCTCGACCGCGTCCCGTTCGCGAGCGACCCGCCTTCGCGCTCGTCCGACGTGGGTCGTCATCGTCCGGCGACGATCTCCGCGACCCGGGCCCGGTCGAACAGTTCCTCGTCGCCGAACTCCTCGGGGAAGAAATCGTGGGCGGCGCGCTCGGTCGTAAAGAGGTTCTGGATCGGCCCCTGATAGATCGGCCCGCCGCGGAATACGTTCCCCTCTTGGACGGCGGTCAGTTCGCTCGCGACCGGGTGGTCCTCCATGAACGCCACGACCGTGTCGGCGAACTCCGCGGCCGACTTGTCCTCGTGGCCCCGAATGAGCAGGGTGTCGGGGTCGACCTCGAGCATCGTCTCGTAGTCGATCTGTCCGCGGTCGGTCGTCGACAGTCCCTCGATACCGGTGCCCGCGAGCGCGTCCTCGATCCCGAGGTCGTGGAACTGCTTCTTGTTGGTCCCCTCGTCGGCGAGGCGGTACGGCGAGAACGCCTCGGGTTCGTCGCCGTCGCCGAACACCAACAGCGCGTTCGGGCGTTCCTCGGGCAGTCGCTCCTGTACGCCCGAAACGAACTCGTCGTGAAAGCCCGCGAACGCCTCGTAGCGCTCCCCTTCCTGATGGACCTGCGCGACCTTCCCGAAGGCCTCGTAGAGCGTGTAGTACTCGTAGTCGTGCCACTCGTCGGTGCGCCGGAAGATCGTGTTGCCGAGGAAGGGGGCGACGTTCGTTCGGACGTCCTCGACGTCGCTCTCGTCGAGGCCGAAGAACTCGTTGTTCGTGAGCCACTGCGGGTCGATCAGGTGGAGATCCGCGCCGAGTTCGTAGAAGATCTCCCTGTCGATCCCGCTCTCGCCGAGGATGTCCTGTAGCCCTCCCTTGTCGATCGAAACCCCGTCGAGTTCGTCGTAGTAGCCCGTGTGATACCGATCGGTCTCGGCCATCGCGATCAGCGTCTCCTCGACGCCGAGCGCGACGCACATGTCGGCGTACCCCGGGAAGTACGTCACGACCCGCTCGGGCACCGACTCGAACTCGACGTCGCCGGCCGGTGCCATCGAGACGGTGTACGACCCGCCGCCGTCGCCACCGCCGCCGGTGTCGTTTCCGCCGCCCTCCCCCTCCGAGCCACCGCCGACACAGCCGGCGAGCGCGAGCCCCATCGCCGACCCGCCGGCCAGCAGTACGTCCCGCCGCCTCGTCCCTTCCTGCGAACTACCTGCCATACGGTTTAGGCCCGCCTAAAGGTACATAGTCCTTTCCGTTTTCGGCGATCCTAAACCGTCACCAGTCGCCCTCCGGGAAGTACGGCTGGGTCCACAGCGTCACCTGGAGGGTGACGCTCTTGAACCACGCGTGGAACATGTCGTTGATCTCTCCCTCGTCGTGACCCCCGTTCTCGAGGAACTCCCGGATCGTCGCCGTGATCGGGTAGATGAAGGCGATGAGGTACCGAGCGTGGATGTGATCCACGGCGTCGGCGTCGTCCGTTCGATTCTTCCTCTCGCGGGTGTGGCGACGTCCGATCTCGTACTGGTAGTCCAGCCACTCCCGGTCGTAGGGGGGATTGCAGGTGTCCCGTATCCACTGGCCGAAGCGCGCGCGAACCCGATCGAGGTACTCCTCGTCGGGGTTGCCCTCGCCGTCGGTGAAGTAGTAGACGAGGTGGTCGTTCGCGCCCACGAAGTCGTACCAGAGGTCGAGGATCTCCTCGATTTGGGGTTCGAGCACCTCGCCGGCCTCCCTGAGGGCCTCCTCGTCCTCGGCGTCGAACATCACCGTCGCCTGCAGTTTCTCGAGGTCCTCCTCGTCGTAGGGCGCCTCGGGGAGCGATTCGTCGCCGTAGTCGTAGCCGGGTATCTCCTGGGCCATCGCGCCACTACCTACCACGGACGGTGGCGTAAATGGAGGAGTAAGAGCCAAGCGAGTAGGTCCACGATATCGAAGCGATGGCGGGAGAGCTCTGGGACGTGCTGGAGTGTAAGTGGACCCGACGGATCGTCGCTCACCTCGCCGATGGCGAGGCGCGGTTCAACGAGATCGAGCGCTCGACCGAGGTCCCCACGAGCACCCTGTCGGACCGACTGAAACGCCTCGAATCGGCGGGGGTCGTCTCCCGCGAGGTCGAGGACGCCTCCCCGCCGGCGGTGCGCTACGGCCTCACCGAGACGGGCGAGCGCCTCGCCGAACTGCTGTGCGAGATCGATTCCCTCTAGTCCGCCGGGCTCACAGCACCCACTCGAACCCCTCGATCACGGCGCGTTTCCCGCCGCCTTCGACGACCGTCCCGTGGCCCGGGACCACCCGGTCGAACTCCCACGCGAGGACGTCCCGGACCGCCCGGCGGAACGTCGCCTCGTTCCGTATCGTCCACCGGTAGTCGAGCGTCGGACCCACCCGGTCGTAGACCCCCGCGGCCCGCGCCATCAGCCGCGTTTTCACGGGGAAGCTCCCGTCGATGTGATACCCCACGTCGCCGAGGATCACCGTCCGACTGGGCCGATGGAAGAGGGCGATCTCGGTGAGCCACCGGTTGCCCGCGACCGCCACTTGGTCGATGTCGGCGCTCCAGCGCGGGTCGGGCGTATCGCCCAGCAGCGCGTCGAACCGCAGGTCGGGCCGCCGGGCCGGAAGCCCCGGCGCGGCCAGCAGCTCGGCGTCGGGATACGCCTCCCGGTACTGCTCCATGTACAGGTGGCCGTGGAGCTTGCTCGCCGGGGCCACGAACCGGACCTCCCCGAGGTCGTCGAGCGCGCGCCGTAGCGCCGGCGTCAGCTCCGCCGGCGACTGGACGAACAGGCCGCCCGTCGAGAGCCGGATCACGGTCATGATCCGGCCGATCTCGAATCCGAGGAACCGAAGCGGCTCCTCGTGGGTCCATAGCTCACGCCCCCGTTTCGTCACCATGCGCGAGGGGTACGTCGTGCCGCGACGTGAACGTGGAGGTCGACCTCGCAGGGACCGCCCGCCCCTCCGTCCGATCCCCCATC contains the following coding sequences:
- a CDS encoding ABC transporter ATP-binding protein; this translates as MTDHAHTDPRTRLDAPAASRGISSTPADGETGPTFAGEELVVGYSRGEPVIDGESLVVPPGEVTALVGPNGSGKSTLLKGLANQLSLDGGSVVLNGREIHRLGTKELARKLGLLSQENDAPGSIGVEELVYHGRYPHRGFFDGVSEEDDCAVRDAISLAGIDHLRGREVSSLSGGQKQLVWIAMVLAQDTDVLLLDEPTTFLDLHHQLEVMEIVRTLREEREITVVLVLHDIEQAARHADYMVALEGGTIHARGTPDEVVTEELLAEVFRIEATVEPGDEGPRITPHGPLHG
- a CDS encoding ABC transporter substrate-binding protein, coding for MAGSSQEGTRRRDVLLAGGSAMGLALAGCVGGGSEGEGGGNDTGGGGDGGGSYTVSMAPAGDVEFESVPERVVTYFPGYADMCVALGVEETLIAMAETDRYHTGYYDELDGVSIDKGGLQDILGESGIDREIFYELGADLHLIDPQWLTNNEFFGLDESDVEDVRTNVAPFLGNTIFRRTDEWHDYEYYTLYEAFGKVAQVHQEGERYEAFAGFHDEFVSGVQERLPEERPNALLVFGDGDEPEAFSPYRLADEGTNKKQFHDLGIEDALAGTGIEGLSTTDRGQIDYETMLEVDPDTLLIRGHEDKSAAEFADTVVAFMEDHPVASELTAVQEGNVFRGGPIYQGPIQNLFTTERAAHDFFPEEFGDEELFDRARVAEIVAGR
- a CDS encoding protoglobin domain-containing protein, which translates into the protein MAQEIPGYDYGDESLPEAPYDEEDLEKLQATVMFDAEDEEALREAGEVLEPQIEEILDLWYDFVGANDHLVYYFTDGEGNPDEEYLDRVRARFGQWIRDTCNPPYDREWLDYQYEIGRRHTRERKNRTDDADAVDHIHARYLIAFIYPITATIREFLENGGHDEGEINDMFHAWFKSVTLQVTLWTQPYFPEGDW
- a CDS encoding helix-turn-helix domain-containing protein is translated as MAGELWDVLECKWTRRIVAHLADGEARFNEIERSTEVPTSTLSDRLKRLESAGVVSREVEDASPPAVRYGLTETGERLAELLCEIDSL
- a CDS encoding iron ABC transporter permease, coding for MPASEGTPTERSARLGRFAWLADAQLLALALASTLIVVLAGLAQVSFGTYSMSLVGAWRAVFDPAVWTDPGVLLGFLLGEDLAGALGLSTAADLSRETLIVWNIRLPRVLVGAFVGMNLAVSGAIFQAVTRNELASPFILGVSSGAGLAILLTLVVFSGLSTLLPLVAAVGGALAFLLVYAIAWKGGTSPVRLVLAGVIVGTVFNSLQTGMFFFADDIGVVQNAIAWTTGSLTGTDWAQVHTILPWTLVAMALALVSSRQLNVLLLGERTASALGMSVERMRFALSGVAVLAAAASIAVAGIVGFVGLIVPHVVRNVVGSDYKRLVVGCLFAGPALLVAADVGARLALSPTQLPVGIVTGLVGGPYFLYLMRKKERLGEI
- a CDS encoding DUF5787 family protein, which encodes MREFGFELSLCAHLEREGGIVARQLGGAVASPGSRILDIVHLAPGPEFEKRAAITPERIPGPAIEADVGTGKARYWKGAFDLHPDRAREMVDRAVEVGFFERERRGGREYVRQTTRYPDWFGPITAIENKPDLASPGDLDRQLRLDVSLGLADRVVLATGSYVTRAHLNRIPEAVGVWRFVDGQREEIREPTPLDSDDWGVELRERTPLRTDVAIVSPAEKARRRRRIAERAYGKGWRIEPPACARGAVDEVAGASVPRCSYYDRIVDPGECGPSCPGYESAEAPAVDLRAERERRTPWVAEPEGKGRRQVGLDRF
- a CDS encoding DUF4336 domain-containing protein, which codes for MVTKRGRELWTHEEPLRFLGFEIGRIMTVIRLSTGGLFVQSPAELTPALRRALDDLGEVRFVAPASKLHGHLYMEQYREAYPDAELLAAPGLPARRPDLRFDALLGDTPDPRWSADIDQVAVAGNRWLTEIALFHRPSRTVILGDVGYHIDGSFPVKTRLMARAAGVYDRVGPTLDYRWTIRNEATFRRAVRDVLAWEFDRVVPGHGTVVEGGGKRAVIEGFEWVL